The Osmerus eperlanus chromosome 22, fOsmEpe2.1, whole genome shotgun sequence genome window below encodes:
- the LOC134008698 gene encoding nuclear factor interleukin-3-regulated protein-like, producing MKDHGVGSVLQELSGPPRLGGEGLEPRPLSGALSFTDEAVSILTSNSQLARTLLGRGSALKRTEGSTSGGGGSSAGSDDDSAIRRKREFIPDEKKDEGYWDKRRKNNEAAKRSREKRRANDMVLETRVLGLLEENARLRAELLALKFRFGLVKDPSDVAIHPLSAPPSCPQPHGPRYYHHPNSDTPYPHNNTPSVNTSHNHHHPYLHSHPPQQGGPYGVRGAGAGRDGSSLSEDSGFSTPGSSSVGSPVFFDDGQGEHGRPSPRRLEESGYEAHSCPPEADGGYHGRPDSGEGMKSLPHKLRFKAPGGGGGGSDGGDASVSVSPESRRGCPIATVGPNLQQRNQARWDTRVEGNATWPREEARGGQEPSHPYTPSLGYSSPPQQNPTDSQYVAENGALKSQLSSLSHEVAQLKKLFSQQLLSKLV from the coding sequence ATGAAGGATCATGGTGTTGGTAGTGTGCTCCAGGAGCTGTCAGGGCCCCCTCGTCTGGGTGGGGAGGGCCTGGAGCCAAGGCCTCTGAGCGGGGCTCTGTCATTCACCGACGAGGCTGTCTCCATCCTGACCTCCAACAGCCAGCTGGCCCGCACCCTCCTGGGCCGCGGCTCCGCCCTGAAGCGCACGGAGGGATCCACCAGCGGAGGTGGTGGCAGTAGTGCGGGCTCGGACGACGACAGCGCCATTCGACGCAAACGGGAGTTCATCCCCGACGAGAAGAAGGACGAGGGCTACTGGGACAAGCGTCGGAAGAACAACGAGGCGGCCAAGCGCTCCAGGGAGAAGCGGCGCGCCAACGACATGGTGCTGGAGACCCGCGTGCTCGGCCTGCTGGAGGAGAACGCCAGGCTGCGGGCAGAGCTCCTGGCCCTCAAGTTCCGCTTCGGCCTGGTCAAGGACCCCTCCGACGTGGCCATCCACCCCctctccgcccctccctcctgcccccagccccacgGCCCCCGCTACTACCACCACCCCAACTCTGACACCCCATACCCTCACAACAACACCCCCAGTGTCAACACcagccacaaccaccaccacccctaccTTCACTCCCATCCTCCCCAGCAGGGTGGTCCCTACGGGGTGAGAGGAGCCGGGGCCGGCCGGGACGGGAGCAGCCTGTCGGAGGACTCGGGCTTCTCCACCCCAGGGAGCTCCAGCGTGGGAAGCCCCGTGTTCTTCGATGACGGACAGGGCGAGCACGGGCGTCCGTCCCCACGCAGGCTTGAGGAGTCAGGCTACGAGGCCCACTCCTGCCCCCCGGAGGCCGACGGGGGATACCACGGCAGACCGGACTCCGGCGAAGGCATGAAGAGCCTCCCTCACAAACTCCGCTTCAAGGCCcctggcggcggcggcggcggcagtGACGGTGGGGATGCCTCGGTGTCCGTCTCCCCAGAGAGCCGGCGCGGCTGCCCCATAGCCACGGTGGGGCCAAATCTCCAACAGAGGAACCAGGCCAGGTGGGACACCAGGGTTGAGGGCAACGCGACATGGCCCAGGGAGGAAGCCCGCGGCGGGCAGGAACCGTCGCACCCCTACACCCCGTCCTTAGGTTACAGCTCCCCGCCACAGCAGAACCCAACGGACTCCCAGTACGTGGCAGAGAATGGTGCCCTCAAGTCTCAGCTCAGCTCCCTCTCACATGAGGTGGCCCAGCTCAAGAAGCTCTTCTCCCAGCAGCTGCTCTCTAAATTGGTGTGA